The Agrobacterium vitis sequence ATGGAGACCCAGCGCGGGCGGAACTGCTCAATCGCCACCGCCATGCCGGTAAATTCCTCCAGCATGGCTCGAAGACTGGCGACATTGCGGGTACGGTCGGCAAAAAAACCGGAAAACCGCAGGATCACATCTTCATTGACACCGGCTTTTTCGACCAGTCCGGCGGTGCCGAAGCCGGTCAGGGATAGCAGCACCTTGCGGAAGGTGTTTTGTTCCTTGGTGGCACTCCAGCGCAGCCGCCGTGCCAACCGGTATTTCTCGCAGGCCGCCACGAACAGTTCCGAAAACCGGATGGCAAACAGGTTGAGGAAGCTGATCAAGGCGCGGGAACGGCGTCGCTCTTCGCGCAGCAGCAATTCGTTATATTCCGGCGGCAGCGCGCCGAGCGGCCCGACCAGTGGCGCAAACGCCGATTTGACGACATTGCCCTGCAACTTGCGGCGAAAACCGCTGACGGCAAGGGGGGCTGGTTGAATGCCGGAATGGGGGCCGACCTCCAGCTCCGTTCCCGATGACAGGTGCTGTGCCACCCGAAATGCCGTGGTCGGTTCAAAATGGCCGGGGTCCTGCTCCAGCAGGCGGGCCAGCTTATCCTCATTGGGTTTGATCTGGATATTCATGGCCACCCCTACAGCAAAGGCCGCTCGGCGGCCCGGGCGGGCCAGCGGACAATTGGCTCGGACTGGCCGCGCATGGTCAGGGTCAGCCGGGTGAAACTGTTGACCGAGGTATAGAGCCCGCAGAAATGATCGATGATGCTGCCGAAGATGAAGGCGGCTGCCCGGTCGATCATAGCCGGGTCAAATTCGATAGTGACATCGGTGCCTGGCACCATGGCGGGGCCAAGCCGGGCGAGCGCATGTTTTGCCTCGACGCGGCTGATAGCCTCGACGAGCTGACGCGTTTCCGGTGCATCGCGCAGCGCATAGAGCGAAAGAATATCCTTCAGCGCTGAACCGTCATTGTCGAACAGTGACAGATGGTTGAGCAGAAGATGGGAGACCAGCCGCCATTGGCGCGCCAGTTTTTCATGGATACGAATGGCGGGCGTCGGCGGTAAAAGCGCCTTGATCTCGGCTACGCTTTCGCTGCGCTTGACCAATTGAAGGTGTGGATGGCCACCGCCGAAAGGCAATTGGCTGGCCAGGTCTCTGTTCAGGCATAGGGTCTCGACGCTGGCCGTCAGCCCGGTCGGCTCAAGCGGGCCGCGATTGCGATCAACGAAGGCGATCTGGGTGTCTGATGATCCGTCATCCTCATCGAACCGGCGAACCGCCTGCCAGAACACACTGCTATTGGCGCCACGCTGGCTGCTTCCGAAAAACGGCCGGGCATCCTGTTCTTCGCCGGAAGGCGCCGAAAGACGTACCTGTTCGACCATGTAGATTTCCCGGGTGGTTTGGCGGCGGCTGTCGGGCAGCAGCGAATATTCCGTGCGGCTGCCATCCAGGGTCAGCGGTTCCGAGCTTTGCCGGAATAGATTGATGACCGGGGTGGCATTGAGGGCGATGTCGCTGGCGGAAATCATCCGTTCCAGTCGGGCGTCGCTGGTGTCCAGATAGATGTAAAGCTCGACATCATCGCCCTGCCAGCGATCCATGCCGGATACTTCCAGGAACAGAAATTTTTGCGGCAACGTGAAAAACTCGGTCAGCAGCCGGTATCCGGCAAAACTGCCCGGTGCCGTTGGAAGCATCGCCTGTTCCGGCGCAAACCCCAGCGGGCGTAGATTTTCCGCTGGCAGAAACACCGCATTGCGATCCTCCGAATGGCGTGCCAGTGCCATGCCGATGCAGTGATTGGCCAGAAGTTCGAACAGGGCGGCGGCCTGCGCCCATGCGGAGGCAATGAAAAAAGTAAGGCGGTTGACGCCAAGCCCGGCCATGCTGTCCTGCTTGGGTGCGGTGGAGCGCAGGGACAGGCGCAATACGCCTGCCGCACCTGCAAAGGGTGCCGCTGGCGCATCGAGCGGCAGGCCGGTCAGGCTGGCGGTGCTGACCGTTATCGGGACAATTTCCACATCCTGAGTGGTGCGGAACTGGCAGGGATCGCCGCCGACCGGTTCGGTGACGATGTCGGTATGGCGTGGCAGCAATTGCATGCCGGCCAGCGTTGCGCCTGGCGCAAATTGCACGATGCTCATCGGTGGCACTGGGGCCAGATAATGCGGGTAGAGGGTTTCCAGCAGGCTGTCGGTCAGTTCCGGAAATTCATCGTCCAGTTTCTGGCGAACGCGGGCGGCGGAATAGGCGAAACTCTGGATAATCCGCTCCACATGCGGATCGTCGGCCACATCACCCGACAGACGCAACCGCCCGGCAATTTTCGGGAAGGCGCGGGCGAATTTTTCCGCGCGCCTGCGCAGCGCGAACAACTCGTCATTATACCGTTCCAGAAAGGTCTCAGCCATTCGACGCCTCGATGCGGAAAGCCTGGGTGGAGGGGTCAATGCGGGATTCGAAACTGACCGGCGGCATCCCGTCATAAAGACGGAATGCACCGTTGATGCGCATCCGCAAGGCGCGGTCGCCCTCTGTATTGCCTTTGAGGATCGTGACCTTGACGTCGGCGAGGCGGGTCTCAAACAGGGAGATGCGCCGTTCCACCAGTCTTGCCAGCCGAAGTTTGGATTCGTCGGTGGAAAGATTGGCCGAAAGAATACCATCGACGCCATAGGAGACCAGCGCATCCTGCAACTCGCCAAGTCCATCCGGTGGTGCTTGCGGGCAGCGGCGGGTGTTCAACAGCGCTTCAAGGTCGCGACGGATCACTTCGCGCATCTCGCGCACCTGTTCGCTGACACTGGTTTGCGGATCGCTGTCCATGTCCGGCGTATCGTCCAGCAGCCGGTCCAGGACGGATCGGTTCAATACCCGTTCAGAGGCGCGAAACCGCTGTAGTGGATCAACCATGAGCAGCCTGCCTTTCGCCGGTCGCATCCGATTGCAAGCTTTCAAGATCGTGGAAAGACACCAGTTCGTCGCCCGCCAGCAGGCATCGCTGGCCAAGACCGGTGACGATCCCATCCACCGCATCCACCCACTCGGTCTGATGGCCGAGTTGCAGGGCAGGGCTGGAATCGGTGCCGTAATAAATGGCGGGGAGAAGCACGCTCGCCTCGGCGCCGCTTTCCAGGGTCAGTTCAGCCGGGCGGAAGGCTGTGTCCCGGGGGCGACGGATCGGTTGCGGGGTAACCGCGGCGATCCTTGAAAAATCCACCCAGAGATAGGCGCCGCCGGTGGTCAGCACTTCAAGCGCATGGGGGATACGGTCGTCGAGATCGCGGACATCGGCAACGGCGCCGCCATTCCATAGCATCGGCACAGTGCCCCGGCTCTCTTCCAATTCGGCAAGCAGGGCCACGGCTTCACTTGCCGCTCCTTCCTTCAGGGCCAGGTTGAGCTTTAATGCAATCTGGTCGCTGGCGGTGGGGCCACCGGGGAAATCCGGCAGGGCACCTGTTTCAAACCAGGCTTTGCGGGCTGCCATCCCGCGGATCTGCTGGCGCAGCAGTGAAAAGCCGACGGCATCCTGCGGCTGGAAGCGGACGGCCAGTTCGCATTGGCTATCGGCCTTTTCATAATCGCCAGCCAGAATCAGCAGGTCGATATAGAGATGGCGCAGGTCATGGTCGCTGGCCGCCGTTTTCAATTCGGTTTTGACGGCATCCATGGCCTGGGCAAGATCTGCATCATCGAGCAGGCTGGCAATGCGGCGGGAGGCGGTACTCATGCAACTATCCTTTTCGGTTCCGTCTGCCCGGCGCTAGCGCCCATCGCGGCAGCGCCCGAGGTTTCGGCGACAAGATGAAAACTGGTGGAGATATCATCGAGCTGGAAATGCGGCTGCAATCTGACCGTGCAGGAAAAGGCGCCGGGTTTTCCAGGAATTTCCGTGACGTGTATGCCTGCTGAACGCAGCGGATAACGGCTTCTGAGTGTCACATCCGCATCGTCATTGCCAAGCGTGTAGCCCGACAGCCAGTCTTCCAGCCGCCGCTGAATGACATTGGCGGTGCTGAGCTGGCCAATATTGTCGCGCATGATCACCTTCAGATAATGGGAGAAGCGTGACGCGCAGAGCACATATTGCAGCATGGCCGCCAGCCGGGCGTTTTGCCGTGCGGTTTCGCTGGAATAGTGGCCGGGGGCGTGTAGTGACTGGTTGGCGTTGAAAATGGCGGATGATGAAAGATAGGTCGTGGCAACGGGGACGATGCCGAGATCGGATAGCTGCAATTCCTGGGAGCGGGTCAGCTTGACCTCGACGGGCGGTTGGGCGGACAGGCCCTCGCTTTCCACGCCGATATCAAGGCCCGGCAATTGCCAGGGCGCCAGCATGCCGCCATCGATCTCGTCCTGGGTCACGCCGCGCATATCGGCAAACCAGCCGGAATCGATAAAGGTGCGCAGAATAATCGCCGCAAAGGCGAAGGCACTGTTACCCCAGAGCAAAGTCTCCCCGGTTTCGGCGAGATGTTCACGAAACGGAAAACCGTCATTGCGCTTACGCCAGAATGGCTTGTGGGGCGGACGCATCAGCACGCGTGGTGCCACCAGGCCCAGGAACCGGGTATCGTCACTGCCGCGCAAGCTGTTCCAGCGCAGCCGCGTCTTGTCCTGTTGCAACCAGGAGAAATCAGAGACTCGGTTCAGTTCGCGGAAGGTTTCAAGCCCGATGGCCTGCGGCGATGCACCGGCTATGAAAGGACAAAAGGCTGCTGCTGCTACCGTTGAAAGGCGCGCAAGTGTACTGACGGTATCGGCGCCGTCGATGGTGGCGGGAGAGAGGTCATAATCGCCGACCAGAAGCCCGAACGGTTCGCCGCCCGGCATGCCGAATTCTCGGTTGTAGACTAGTTCGAAAAGGTGGCTCTGGTCGAAATCGGTGGCGCGTTCCATGCTGCGCGCCAATTCTTTCCAGCTGGCGCTGATCAGCTTGATCTTTACCTCGGCGCTGCGCCCGGCCTCGCGGACCAGCAAGTCAAGGCCAAGCCACCGCGCTTCCATCGCCTGGAAGTCGGGATGATGTAGAATTGCATTCACCTGCCGGTTCAAAACCGCGTCGATTTCCGCGATCAACCGATCTGCCAGCATCCGTGACGATGTCCTCACAATACCCCCCGGTGGACGCGCATGCCTGATGACGTTGACGATAGAGGTCTGCGCTAAACTCCCGCGCAGACCTTTGCTCATAGATCAGTTTTTCGATGGAATACGGGCAACCATGCGCAGTGAAGTCGTCAGCTCTTCCATCTGCAACCATGGACGCAGCCAGGCGACCGCATTGTAGGAGCCCGGTTTGCCGGGGATTTCCTGCACCGTCACCTTGGCATCGCGCAGCGGATATTTTGCGCGCGAATCTTCGCCAGCATCGTCATTTGCATTGACGTAGTTGGAGATCCAGCGATTGAGCCAGACCTCGCAATCGTCTGCTTCCATGAAGGAGCCGATCTTATCGCGTCCCATGACCTTCAGATAATGGGCAAACCGCGAGGTCGCCATCATATAGGGCAGACGGGCGGACACGGCGGCATTGGCCGTCGCCTCGGGCTTGTCATAGAGTTTTGGCTTATGGGCGGTTTGCGCGCCGAAGAACACGGCGTAGTCGGTGTTCTTGTAGTGGCAGAGTGGCAGGAAGCCCAGCTTGCCAAGTTCGGCGTCGCGCCGGTCGGTAATGCCGACTTCGGTCGGGCATTTCAGGTCGAGATCGCCATCATCGCTGGAGAACACATGCATGGGCAGGTTTTCCACCTTGCCGCCGTTTTCTGCGCCACGGATGGCGGTGCACCAGCCGTTTTTCGCAAAGGCTTCGGTGAGGCGGGTCCCCATCACATAGGCGGCATTCATCCAGCAATAGCTGTCGTGATGCAGTTCGCCGCTTGCCTCGCCCAAGGTCTCATCAAAACCGAACTCGTCGATCTGGCTGGTTTTCGGGCTGTAGGGCATGCGCGCCAGCACTCGCGGAAGGGCCAGCGTGACGAAACGCGAATCGTCGCTTTCGCGGAAGCTGCGCCATTTGGCATATTCCACCGTCTCGAAGATTTTTTCGAGATCGCGGGGCCGCGACAATTCCCGGAAATCGTCAAAGCCGAACATCCGTGGGCTTGCCGCCGAGACAAACGGTGCGAAGGCGGCGGCGGCAATCGAGGACACGCCCTGAAGCAATTGGACGTCCTCGAAGGAATTATCGAATTCGTAATCGCCGAC is a genomic window containing:
- the tssG gene encoding type VI secretion system baseplate subunit TssG; the protein is MNIQIKPNEDKLARLLEQDPGHFEPTTAFRVAQHLSSGTELEVGPHSGIQPAPLAVSGFRRKLQGNVVKSAFAPLVGPLGALPPEYNELLLREERRRSRALISFLNLFAIRFSELFVAACEKYRLARRLRWSATKEQNTFRKVLLSLTGFGTAGLVEKAGVNEDVILRFSGFFADRTRNVASLRAMLEEFTGMAVAIEQFRPRWVSIPAAELSQMGKGSGPRLGVNAMAGASVMDRSGALRLVIGPVGYDDYISLSPGKPRLAEIFALTRLFIGNGFDIDAQVVLKKEDIPFCQMGSATMPARLGWNSWARLAPASSDSRDAVVTEYQAMPQGGLA
- the tssF gene encoding type VI secretion system baseplate subunit TssF, with protein sequence MAETFLERYNDELFALRRRAEKFARAFPKIAGRLRLSGDVADDPHVERIIQSFAYSAARVRQKLDDEFPELTDSLLETLYPHYLAPVPPMSIVQFAPGATLAGMQLLPRHTDIVTEPVGGDPCQFRTTQDVEIVPITVSTASLTGLPLDAPAAPFAGAAGVLRLSLRSTAPKQDSMAGLGVNRLTFFIASAWAQAAALFELLANHCIGMALARHSEDRNAVFLPAENLRPLGFAPEQAMLPTAPGSFAGYRLLTEFFTLPQKFLFLEVSGMDRWQGDDVELYIYLDTSDARLERMISASDIALNATPVINLFRQSSEPLTLDGSRTEYSLLPDSRRQTTREIYMVEQVRLSAPSGEEQDARPFFGSSQRGANSSVFWQAVRRFDEDDGSSDTQIAFVDRNRGPLEPTGLTASVETLCLNRDLASQLPFGGGHPHLQLVKRSESVAEIKALLPPTPAIRIHEKLARQWRLVSHLLLNHLSLFDNDGSALKDILSLYALRDAPETRQLVEAISRVEAKHALARLGPAMVPGTDVTIEFDPAMIDRAAAFIFGSIIDHFCGLYTSVNSFTRLTLTMRGQSEPIVRWPARAAERPLL
- the tssE gene encoding type VI secretion system baseplate subunit TssE, which codes for MVDPLQRFRASERVLNRSVLDRLLDDTPDMDSDPQTSVSEQVREMREVIRRDLEALLNTRRCPQAPPDGLGELQDALVSYGVDGILSANLSTDESKLRLARLVERRISLFETRLADVKVTILKGNTEGDRALRMRINGAFRLYDGMPPVSFESRIDPSTQAFRIEASNG
- a CDS encoding type VI secretion system accessory protein TagJ, yielding MSTASRRIASLLDDADLAQAMDAVKTELKTAASDHDLRHLYIDLLILAGDYEKADSQCELAVRFQPQDAVGFSLLRQQIRGMAARKAWFETGALPDFPGGPTASDQIALKLNLALKEGAASEAVALLAELEESRGTVPMLWNGGAVADVRDLDDRIPHALEVLTTGGAYLWVDFSRIAAVTPQPIRRPRDTAFRPAELTLESGAEASVLLPAIYYGTDSSPALQLGHQTEWVDAVDGIVTGLGQRCLLAGDELVSFHDLESLQSDATGERQAAHG
- the tssC gene encoding type VI secretion system contractile sheath large subunit, producing the protein MVRTSSRMLADRLIAEIDAVLNRQVNAILHHPDFQAMEARWLGLDLLVREAGRSAEVKIKLISASWKELARSMERATDFDQSHLFELVYNREFGMPGGEPFGLLVGDYDLSPATIDGADTVSTLARLSTVAAAAFCPFIAGASPQAIGLETFRELNRVSDFSWLQQDKTRLRWNSLRGSDDTRFLGLVAPRVLMRPPHKPFWRKRNDGFPFREHLAETGETLLWGNSAFAFAAIILRTFIDSGWFADMRGVTQDEIDGGMLAPWQLPGLDIGVESEGLSAQPPVEVKLTRSQELQLSDLGIVPVATTYLSSSAIFNANQSLHAPGHYSSETARQNARLAAMLQYVLCASRFSHYLKVIMRDNIGQLSTANVIQRRLEDWLSGYTLGNDDADVTLRSRYPLRSAGIHVTEIPGKPGAFSCTVRLQPHFQLDDISTSFHLVAETSGAAAMGASAGQTEPKRIVA
- the tssC gene encoding type VI secretion system contractile sheath large subunit, producing the protein MSAESVLKPNEPTAATEEQGLLSKVVAATRQTEPDRARNLLSTLTDQALKGTVKYDRNLTVTLNNAIAELDKVISTQLAAIMQSPEFTKLEGSWRGLNYLVKNSETSVNLKIRVLNASKRELSKDLAKAVEFDQSRLFKSIYEDEFGTPGGEPMGAVVGDYEFDNSFEDVQLLQGVSSIAAAAFAPFVSAASPRMFGFDDFRELSRPRDLEKIFETVEYAKWRSFRESDDSRFVTLALPRVLARMPYSPKTSQIDEFGFDETLGEASGELHHDSYCWMNAAYVMGTRLTEAFAKNGWCTAIRGAENGGKVENLPMHVFSSDDGDLDLKCPTEVGITDRRDAELGKLGFLPLCHYKNTDYAVFFGAQTAHKPKLYDKPEATANAAVSARLPYMMATSRFAHYLKVMGRDKIGSFMEADDCEVWLNRWISNYVNANDDAGEDSRAKYPLRDAKVTVQEIPGKPGSYNAVAWLRPWLQMEELTTSLRMVARIPSKN